Within Methanofastidiosum sp., the genomic segment TAAAAACTCCTTACGTGCCCAATCTAATACAGGATGCAAAGGCTGTATTTGAAGGCCAAGATGAAGAGATGGCAAAGGAAGGCATAGCGGTATTTGCCAGCGAGTTTATGTCAGATGGGTCTTTGTATCTAGTTGGCGCAGGTTCTACAACTGCAAAGATTGCAGAAGTTATGGGGCTAAAAAAGACAATGCTTGGTGTAGATTTAATAAAAGATGAAAAACTCATTGCAAGTGACGTAAATGAAAAGGCAATTTTAGAATACATCCAAAATGAAAAAAGTGTAAAGATAATTGTGAGCCCTATAGGGGCACAGGGATTTGTCTTTGGTAGAGGAAATCAGCAGATTTCAAGCCAAGTTTTAAGAAAAGTTGGAAAAGAAAATATAATAATCATAGCAACTCCTCAAAAACTCGATAATACACCCTTTCTTCTAGTTGACACTGGTGATGATGAACTGGATACCGAACTTTCAGGCAAGACTCTTGTAGTCTGTGCATATAGAATGGCCCAACGAAAGGATATAAGAAAAGATTAAACTTAAAAAGAACTAAAATCAGGTTATTCTGATATTATGGACGAGTCAGTTGTTACCCCTTGGGAAGTAGAAGGGGAAATTGATTATAATAAACTCATAAAACAGTTTGGAACTGATATCCTTACTGAAGAGTTATTAAATACTATAAAGAAGTATACGGGAGATTTACATCCATTTCTCAGAAGGAAATTATTCTTTTCACATAGAGACTTGGGATGGATCTTAAAGAAGTATGAAGAAGGCGAAAAGTTTGCCCTATATACTGGAAGAGGACCTTCTGGGCATACCCACATTGGCCACCTTGTCCCGTGGATATTTTGTAAATGGCTCCAGGACAAATTCGATTGTGAGTTCTATTTCCAGATGACAGATGATGAAAAGTTCATGATGAGACCAGACCTTACACTTGAACAGACACATGCGTTTGCCTACGAGAATGCACTCGACGTAATTGCTTTGGGATTTGACCCGAAAAAAACGTTCATCTTCTCTGATATCGATTATGCAAAAACGCTTTACAAAATATCAATCCAGGTTGCAAAGAATGTGACAACTTCCACAGCTAAGGCCGTTTTTGGCTTCAAGAATTCAACTAATATCGGGATGGTATTCTTCCCCTCCGTTCAGGCAGCCCCCTGCTTTTTGCCTTCTGTTCTAAAAGGATACAATGTTCCTGTTTTAATTCCAGCGGCAATTGACCAAGACCCTTACTGGAGAATTTCAAGAGACGTTGCACCAAAACTTGGTTACTACAAACCAGCTGCAATACATAACATGTTTCTCCCAGGACTTGAAGGGCCTAGTGGCAAGATGTCTGCTTCAAAGAGCGATACTGCAATTTTTTCTGTTGACCCACCAAAAGAAGTCGACAAAAAAATCAAACGAGCTTTCACTGGTGGAGGGCAGACTATAAAGGAGCATAAGGAAAAGGGCGGAAATCCAGGAGTCTGTACAATATATCAATACCTTTATTTTATCTTTGAAGATGACAACAAGAAGATAAAGGAGATTCATGACGGCTGCAAACGTGGAGAAGTGTTCTGCGGAGAGTGCAAGAATCTCTTAAGTGAAAAACTAGTCAAGTTTATCACAACACACCAGGAAAACAGAGAAAAGGCAAAAGATGTCCTCGATAAATTCCTATTAAAGGATTAAAGCTTTCTCAAATAGTATTTTTTACCTTTATAGT encodes:
- a CDS encoding tryptophan--tRNA ligase; its protein translation is MDESVVTPWEVEGEIDYNKLIKQFGTDILTEELLNTIKKYTGDLHPFLRRKLFFSHRDLGWILKKYEEGEKFALYTGRGPSGHTHIGHLVPWIFCKWLQDKFDCEFYFQMTDDEKFMMRPDLTLEQTHAFAYENALDVIALGFDPKKTFIFSDIDYAKTLYKISIQVAKNVTTSTAKAVFGFKNSTNIGMVFFPSVQAAPCFLPSVLKGYNVPVLIPAAIDQDPYWRISRDVAPKLGYYKPAAIHNMFLPGLEGPSGKMSASKSDTAIFSVDPPKEVDKKIKRAFTGGGQTIKEHKEKGGNPGVCTIYQYLYFIFEDDNKKIKEIHDGCKRGEVFCGECKNLLSEKLVKFITTHQENREKAKDVLDKFLLKD